In the genome of Rhodoplanes sp. Z2-YC6860, one region contains:
- a CDS encoding ShlB/FhaC/HecB family hemolysin secretion/activation protein, with protein MKWVAVVCAGVWLMAGGVAFAQAPSQIPSPSQVQPPVVPPAPGGARIALPQVPAGAQIPAEARRLRFKLLGFSVQDEFEELKAQREQISEPLIGKTVTVADVFEFADKLQQIYVRAGFPLARVVILPQEFEKAASIKLRVIDGYIERMDLEALAPNVRSWVAWVLSPLVHKTHLTQKALERQLLIAGEAPGLILNATFAAGKEIGGSILVLTGRYHPVSASLYGDNALPAVFGTGQLVGTAALNSLMGLGEQLTISAAGLPDRDFITQHPTRRYLTGSFLVPIGIDGWKLELGATDGVTTPRVNALVASQGQFRQARAKLSYDIVKLRDMELTASARYEATDEEIDTLAITPRVPLSLDRTRVVRAAFEGIVRSRSTGTTILFATNYSRGLSGLGARTAADADPLLPLSRAGADAVFDKWDGRIEINQSLPENFFLAAMASGQTSFHKAMLTSEQFDITGAKALSGFTSGALPGDTAWSVRGELGRPFVVPAALGGVVLTPYVYASAGQRILWQASAVETASVYAVSYGTGLRANFAPPGPDQPDGYGFIEWSRVTGDGRNATEQSLDGYRLYTGFLLRY; from the coding sequence GTGAAGTGGGTTGCGGTTGTTTGCGCCGGCGTCTGGCTGATGGCCGGCGGCGTTGCATTTGCGCAAGCGCCTTCGCAGATTCCATCGCCCAGCCAGGTGCAACCGCCGGTGGTCCCGCCGGCGCCCGGCGGCGCGCGCATTGCGTTGCCGCAGGTGCCGGCCGGCGCCCAAATCCCCGCCGAAGCGCGGAGGCTCCGCTTCAAGCTCCTTGGCTTTTCCGTCCAGGACGAATTCGAAGAGCTCAAAGCGCAACGCGAACAGATTTCCGAGCCGCTGATCGGCAAGACCGTCACGGTCGCCGACGTGTTCGAGTTCGCCGACAAGCTGCAGCAGATCTACGTGCGCGCAGGCTTCCCGCTGGCGCGCGTCGTCATCCTGCCACAGGAGTTCGAGAAGGCCGCGAGCATCAAGCTCCGGGTGATCGACGGCTATATCGAGCGCATGGATCTGGAGGCGCTGGCGCCGAACGTGCGCAGCTGGGTCGCCTGGGTGCTGTCGCCGCTCGTTCACAAGACCCACCTCACGCAGAAGGCGCTCGAACGGCAATTGCTGATCGCCGGCGAAGCGCCGGGGCTGATCCTCAACGCCACGTTCGCGGCCGGCAAGGAGATCGGCGGCTCGATCCTGGTGCTCACCGGACGTTACCACCCGGTCTCGGCGAGCCTCTATGGCGACAACGCCCTGCCCGCGGTGTTCGGCACCGGCCAGTTGGTCGGCACCGCCGCACTCAACAGCCTGATGGGACTAGGTGAGCAGCTCACCATCTCGGCTGCGGGTCTGCCGGATCGCGACTTCATCACGCAACACCCGACGCGCCGCTATCTCACCGGCTCTTTCCTGGTGCCGATCGGTATCGACGGCTGGAAGCTCGAGCTCGGCGCCACGGACGGCGTCACCACACCGCGCGTCAATGCGCTCGTGGCCTCGCAGGGCCAGTTCCGGCAGGCGCGCGCCAAGCTCTCCTACGACATCGTCAAGCTGCGCGATATGGAGCTGACCGCAAGCGCCCGCTACGAGGCGACCGACGAAGAGATCGATACGCTCGCGATCACGCCGCGCGTCCCGCTGAGCCTCGACCGCACCCGCGTCGTGCGCGCGGCCTTCGAAGGCATCGTGCGCAGCCGCTCCACCGGGACCACGATCCTGTTCGCCACCAATTACTCGCGCGGCCTTTCCGGGCTCGGCGCCCGCACCGCCGCCGATGCCGATCCGCTGCTGCCGCTGTCGCGCGCCGGTGCCGACGCGGTGTTCGACAAATGGGACGGCCGCATCGAGATCAACCAATCGCTGCCCGAGAACTTCTTCCTCGCCGCCATGGCGTCCGGGCAGACCTCCTTCCACAAGGCGATGCTCACCTCCGAGCAGTTCGACATCACCGGCGCCAAGGCGCTGTCGGGCTTCACGTCGGGCGCGCTCCCGGGCGATACGGCGTGGTCGGTCCGCGGCGAGCTCGGCCGTCCGTTCGTGGTGCCTGCCGCGCTGGGTGGTGTCGTGCTGACACCTTATGTCTACGCCTCGGCCGGCCAACGCATCCTCTGGCAGGCCAGCGCGGTCGAAACCGCCAGCGTCTATGCCGTCAGCTACGGCACGGGCCTGCGCGCCAATTTCGCGCCGCCGGGACCGGATCAGCCCGACGGTTACGGCTTCATCGAGTGGAGCCGCGTCACCGGCGATGGACGCAACGCGACCGAACAGTCGCTCGACGGCTACCGGCTCTATACCGGCTTCC